From a region of the Qipengyuania spongiae genome:
- a CDS encoding CCA tRNA nucleotidyltransferase — translation MPATEWTGREDLAALVDALGAEDVRWVGGCVRDALIGCVSNDIDAATRHRPERVIDLCREAGIRTVPTGFDHGTVTAILPHGNVEVTTLRCDVATDGRHAEIAFADDWRDDAARRDFTINALYAHPRTLEISDYFGGLEDLDTRHVRFIGDARTRIREDHLRILRYFRFSTRFAAEWDEEASEACRELAPSLKGLSRERVGWELLNLLGLPDPAPTVAKMRELGVLQQVLPECRQSEVAQLERLIAAEAAHCTAPEALRRLAAMLPAVPALAETIAARLRLSRSQRDRLACVAARRAEDAMDPRGLAYREGIACATDRLLLSGGNPASLKNWEVPSLPLKGGEIVRRGIGKGPEVARLLRAVEQRWIAEGFPDRRRVETLLDEALAAR, via the coding sequence ATGCCTGCAACCGAATGGACGGGGCGCGAGGATCTCGCCGCGCTGGTCGACGCGCTCGGGGCCGAGGATGTTCGCTGGGTCGGCGGCTGCGTGCGCGATGCCCTGATCGGCTGCGTCAGCAATGATATCGACGCGGCCACCCGGCACCGGCCCGAGCGGGTCATCGACCTGTGTCGCGAGGCGGGCATCCGCACCGTACCCACCGGATTCGACCATGGCACCGTCACCGCCATCCTTCCGCACGGCAATGTCGAGGTGACGACCCTGCGCTGCGACGTCGCGACCGACGGGCGCCATGCCGAAATCGCCTTTGCCGACGACTGGCGGGACGACGCGGCGCGGCGCGATTTCACGATCAACGCGCTCTACGCCCATCCCCGGACGCTGGAAATCTCCGACTATTTCGGAGGGCTCGAAGACCTCGATACACGCCACGTGCGCTTCATCGGCGATGCGAGGACACGAATTCGCGAGGATCACCTCAGGATCCTGCGCTATTTCCGCTTCTCCACCCGCTTCGCCGCCGAGTGGGACGAGGAAGCGAGCGAGGCCTGCCGTGAACTGGCGCCAAGCCTCAAGGGGTTGAGCCGCGAGCGGGTCGGCTGGGAATTGCTCAATCTTCTCGGCCTGCCCGACCCCGCGCCAACGGTTGCGAAGATGCGCGAACTGGGCGTGCTGCAGCAGGTCCTGCCCGAATGCAGGCAGAGCGAGGTGGCGCAACTCGAACGGCTGATCGCAGCCGAAGCTGCTCACTGCACCGCGCCCGAGGCGCTGCGAAGGCTTGCCGCCATGCTGCCCGCAGTACCCGCGCTCGCAGAAACGATCGCCGCGCGTTTGCGCCTGTCGCGCAGCCAGCGCGACCGGCTCGCCTGCGTCGCCGCCCGCCGCGCAGAAGATGCGATGGACCCGCGCGGCCTCGCCTATCGCGAAGGAATCGCCTGCGCCACCGACCGTCTGCTGCTGTCCGGCGGCAACCCCGCTTCCCTGAAAAATTGGGAAGTGCCGTCATTGCCGCTGAAGGGCGGCGAGATCGTCCGGCGGGGGATCGGAAAGGGTCCCGAAGTCGCCCGCCTTCTCAGAGCCGTCGAGCAGCGCTGGATCGCCGAAGGCTTTCCCGACCGCAGACGGGTCGAGACGCTGCTGGACGAGGCCTTGGCCGCCCGCTGA
- a CDS encoding CoA pyrophosphatase, which yields MTALLDRLADLFERGHAQPIEGLMSDARFADAERTADAAVLIAVVDRPREDGGPSVILTQRPRTMRDHPGQVAFPGGKLEPDETALAAALREAEEELALDPAEVSVIGTTDRYQTGTGFDITPVLGVVRPGLPLVANEREVESWFEAPLDLLMDARSWTRNEVFWKGAMREYLELEHAGYRIWGVTAAICYNLSRRLAWLEATGG from the coding sequence ATGACCGCGCTTCTCGACCGTCTGGCCGACCTCTTCGAGCGCGGCCATGCGCAGCCTATCGAGGGATTGATGAGCGATGCGCGCTTCGCCGATGCCGAGCGCACCGCCGATGCCGCCGTGCTGATCGCGGTGGTCGACCGCCCGCGCGAGGATGGCGGGCCGAGCGTGATTCTGACTCAGCGGCCGCGCACGATGAGAGACCATCCCGGCCAGGTCGCCTTTCCTGGCGGCAAGCTCGAACCGGACGAAACCGCCCTCGCTGCGGCGCTTCGCGAGGCCGAGGAGGAACTGGCCCTCGACCCGGCAGAGGTCAGCGTGATCGGCACGACCGACCGCTACCAGACCGGGACGGGCTTCGACATCACTCCGGTGCTTGGCGTGGTGCGCCCCGGCCTGCCGCTGGTCGCCAACGAACGCGAGGTCGAAAGCTGGTTCGAGGCGCCGCTCGACCTGCTGATGGACGCGCGCAGCTGGACCCGGAACGAGGTGTTCTGGAAAGGCGCGATGCGCGAATATCTCGAGCTGGAGCACGCCGGTTACCGTATCTGGGGCGTGACCGCCGCGATCTGCTACAACCTCTCGCGCCGCCTCGCCTGGCTGGAGGCGACCGGTGGCTAA
- a CDS encoding DUF1285 domain-containing protein, whose amino-acid sequence MPYQPPPDLAGMSLAEIAEAVAARKLPPVEEWNPDNTGESGMRIAADGTWYHDGSPITRPAMVRAFAGLLNREPDGSYWLVVPYQKLRIEVEDACFQAVDVRRVDGDLAFRLDTDELIVAGPDHPLRAEGDPDLPALYLTVRRGCEARLNRSTYEQLVHIALDEKENGEVTDLTVTSGDAAFPLQPV is encoded by the coding sequence GTGCCCTATCAACCGCCCCCTGACCTTGCCGGAATGTCGCTGGCCGAGATCGCCGAGGCGGTCGCCGCGCGCAAGCTCCCCCCGGTCGAGGAATGGAACCCCGATAATACGGGCGAGAGCGGGATGCGGATCGCGGCCGACGGCACCTGGTATCACGACGGATCGCCCATCACGCGCCCGGCCATGGTCCGTGCCTTCGCCGGCCTGCTGAACCGCGAGCCGGACGGAAGCTACTGGCTGGTGGTTCCCTATCAGAAGCTGCGGATCGAGGTAGAGGACGCCTGTTTCCAGGCCGTCGATGTCCGCCGCGTCGACGGAGACCTCGCCTTCCGCCTCGACACCGACGAACTGATCGTCGCCGGGCCGGACCATCCCTTGCGCGCGGAGGGCGATCCCGATCTGCCCGCGCTCTATCTGACGGTTCGCCGGGGCTGCGAGGCGCGATTGAACCGCTCCACTTACGAACAACTCGTCCACATCGCGCTGGACGAAAAGGAGAACGGCGAGGTCACGGACCTGACCGTGACCAGCGGCGACGCCGCCTTTCCGCTCCAGCCCGTATGA
- a CDS encoding GNAT family N-acetyltransferase, with amino-acid sequence MATIIPLSAIDPQLVEDLLDASFGPERHARTAYRIRAGMDWLEALSFAALDEEEYLVATIQYWPVALTDPQGRAHPMLMVGPVAVAPGRQGEGYGKALMAASLGEIDPSAPLPQVLIGDEDYYGRWDFSPAHTGGWRCPGPYERHRLLARCDNPAILPAEGMLGPWGSASA; translated from the coding sequence GTGGCCACTATCATCCCCCTCTCCGCGATCGACCCGCAACTGGTCGAGGACCTGCTCGATGCGAGCTTCGGGCCGGAGCGCCATGCGCGCACCGCCTATCGCATCCGTGCGGGGATGGACTGGCTGGAGGCGCTGAGCTTTGCCGCGCTGGACGAGGAGGAGTATCTCGTCGCCACGATCCAGTACTGGCCCGTCGCGCTGACCGATCCGCAGGGGCGCGCCCACCCCATGCTGATGGTCGGCCCGGTCGCGGTCGCGCCGGGACGGCAGGGCGAAGGCTATGGCAAGGCGCTGATGGCGGCTTCGCTCGGCGAGATCGATCCCTCGGCGCCGCTGCCGCAGGTCCTGATCGGGGACGAGGACTATTACGGCCGTTGGGATTTCTCGCCCGCCCATACCGGTGGCTGGCGCTGCCCCGGACCATACGAGCGGCACCGTCTGCTGGCGCGCTGCGACAATCCCGCCATTCTGCCCGCCGAAGGAATGCTGGGACCGTGGGGATCCGCCAGCGCATGA
- a CDS encoding PQQ-dependent sugar dehydrogenase translates to MIEKNLFAAILSPAVLLASCGTGQPVDSATPSPAATSGQAASDGEISFATETIDTLDEPWAQAFVPGTEVLFVTTKPGRIVAYDRARDAKIEVSGAPRVDYGGQGGLGDIAFLPSQAESPLSGRTIYLSWVEAGDGDTRGAVVGRGTLRCPNANACSIEGLNVIWRQQPKVTGRGHFSHRIVFSPDERYMFVASGERQKGDPAQDTSNTLGTIVRLNLDGTPAAGNPLAGQGSPSDQIWSWGHRNILGLDFDAQGRLWELEHGPKGGDELNLVKEGQNYGWPVRSGGVNYDGSNIPDHSADDGFAKPAINWTPVIAPGNMTFYSGDLFPALKGDAIISGLVTEGLVHVAIEGEQAREVARYPMGKRIRSVIEGPDGALYVLEDEDGARLLRLTPD, encoded by the coding sequence ATGATCGAGAAAAACCTTTTCGCCGCCATTCTATCGCCTGCCGTTCTGCTCGCAAGTTGCGGCACGGGACAACCCGTGGACAGCGCGACGCCCAGCCCCGCTGCAACGAGCGGCCAGGCCGCATCCGATGGCGAGATCAGCTTCGCCACCGAGACCATCGACACGCTCGACGAGCCATGGGCGCAGGCTTTCGTCCCGGGCACCGAAGTGCTGTTCGTCACCACCAAGCCGGGCCGGATCGTCGCTTACGATCGCGCGCGCGATGCGAAGATCGAGGTAAGCGGCGCACCTCGGGTCGATTACGGCGGCCAGGGCGGGCTCGGCGACATCGCCTTCCTGCCGAGCCAGGCGGAATCGCCCCTGTCGGGCCGCACGATCTATCTGAGCTGGGTCGAGGCGGGCGACGGCGATACGCGCGGCGCGGTGGTCGGGCGCGGCACGCTGCGCTGCCCCAACGCGAATGCCTGTTCGATCGAGGGGCTGAACGTGATCTGGCGCCAGCAGCCCAAGGTGACCGGGCGCGGACATTTCTCGCACCGCATCGTCTTCAGCCCGGACGAACGCTATATGTTCGTCGCCAGTGGCGAGCGGCAGAAGGGCGATCCCGCGCAGGACACCTCGAACACGCTCGGCACCATCGTGCGCCTCAATCTCGACGGCACGCCCGCCGCAGGCAATCCTCTGGCCGGACAGGGCAGCCCGTCCGACCAGATCTGGAGCTGGGGCCACCGCAACATCCTGGGTCTCGATTTCGACGCGCAGGGTCGTCTCTGGGAGCTGGAACACGGCCCCAAGGGCGGCGACGAACTCAACCTCGTCAAAGAAGGCCAGAACTATGGCTGGCCGGTGCGTTCGGGCGGCGTGAATTACGACGGCTCGAACATTCCCGACCACAGCGCCGATGACGGTTTCGCCAAGCCCGCGATCAACTGGACCCCGGTGATCGCGCCGGGCAACATGACCTTCTATTCGGGCGATCTGTTCCCGGCGCTGAAGGGCGACGCGATCATCTCCGGTCTGGTCACCGAAGGGCTGGTCCATGTCGCAATCGAGGGCGAACAGGCGCGCGAGGTCGCCCGTTATCCGATGGGCAAGCGCATTCGCTCGGTGATCGAAGGACCGGACGGCGCGCTCTACGTGCTCGAGGACGAGGATGGCGCGAGGCTGTTGCGGCTCACGCCCGACTGA
- a CDS encoding ribonuclease HII, which produces MLSGTPQNGLGSARMVAGVDEAGRGPLAGPVVAAAVVLCKPCPAGLGDSKALSPQVRAKLDTTIRARCAFGIGVVEVEDIDRLNIFGATMLAMTLAMQRLCEALGLQDCEALIDGNLTPAGRNPGWRWPARAIVKGDAKERCIGAASILAKEHRDRLMREAAARHPHYGWDRNAGYGTPEHLAALRQYGPSPLHRRSFAPVAQMEMFA; this is translated from the coding sequence ATGCTTTCAGGAACTCCCCAGAACGGACTTGGCTCCGCCCGGATGGTCGCGGGCGTCGACGAGGCGGGGCGCGGCCCGCTGGCTGGCCCGGTTGTGGCCGCTGCCGTGGTGCTGTGCAAGCCATGTCCGGCGGGCCTGGGCGATTCCAAGGCGCTCTCGCCGCAGGTGCGCGCCAAGCTGGACACGACGATCCGCGCGCGCTGTGCCTTCGGGATCGGCGTGGTCGAGGTGGAGGACATCGACCGGCTCAACATCTTCGGCGCGACCATGCTGGCGATGACGCTGGCGATGCAACGGCTGTGCGAGGCGCTGGGACTGCAGGATTGCGAGGCGCTGATCGACGGCAATCTCACTCCCGCCGGGCGCAATCCCGGCTGGCGCTGGCCCGCCCGCGCGATCGTGAAGGGCGACGCCAAGGAACGCTGCATCGGCGCCGCCAGCATTCTCGCGAAGGAACATCGCGACCGGCTGATGCGCGAGGCGGCCGCCCGCCATCCGCATTACGGCTGGGACCGCAACGCCGGATACGGAACACCCGAGCATCTTGCCGCATTGCGTCAATACGGGCCGTCGCCGCTGCACCGCCGCAGCTTCGCGCCGGTAGCGCAGATGGAGATGTTCGCATGA
- a CDS encoding oxidoreductase, with protein sequence MSFAYSDMPDQTGRTAVVTGANTGIGREIARALARKGARVVLACRDADRANEAIEDINSGPERADLAYLHLDLANIASVRDAAEEAMGEQRIDILVNNAGVMIPPLSRGSTGAELQFAVNHLGHFAFTALLLDKLAQDGGARVVTQSSLAHKGAEIDFDNLDARRGYNRLNFYGQSKLANLLFAKELDRRLRAKDSPVVSIASHPGIAQTELTRHLGIFGNVFGAATGFFLNSPEKGALPALRAATDPAAEGGDYYGPYGFREMSGNASGPAIATKTAQDPLLAARLWAKSIEMTGVDPGLEPASGKANA encoded by the coding sequence ATGAGTTTCGCCTATTCCGACATGCCCGACCAGACCGGCCGTACGGCGGTGGTCACCGGGGCCAACACCGGCATCGGGCGCGAGATCGCCCGTGCGCTCGCCAGGAAAGGCGCCCGTGTGGTGCTCGCCTGCCGCGATGCGGACCGGGCGAACGAGGCGATCGAGGACATCAACAGCGGTCCGGAACGTGCCGATCTTGCCTATCTCCACCTGGATCTCGCCAATATCGCCTCGGTCCGCGACGCCGCGGAAGAGGCGATGGGAGAGCAGCGGATCGACATCCTCGTCAACAATGCCGGGGTGATGATCCCGCCGCTTTCGCGCGGATCGACCGGGGCGGAGCTGCAGTTCGCGGTCAATCACCTCGGCCATTTCGCGTTCACTGCCCTGCTGCTCGACAAGCTGGCGCAGGATGGCGGCGCGCGTGTGGTCACGCAGTCGAGCCTTGCCCACAAGGGCGCGGAAATCGACTTCGACAATCTCGACGCCCGTCGTGGCTACAACCGGCTGAACTTCTACGGACAGAGCAAGCTCGCCAATCTGCTCTTCGCCAAGGAACTCGACCGCAGGCTGCGCGCGAAGGATTCGCCCGTGGTTTCGATCGCCAGCCATCCCGGCATCGCGCAGACCGAGCTTACTCGCCATCTCGGCATTTTCGGCAATGTCTTCGGCGCGGCGACCGGCTTCTTTCTCAACTCACCGGAGAAGGGCGCGCTGCCCGCATTGCGGGCGGCGACCGATCCTGCGGCCGAGGGTGGCGATTACTACGGCCCCTACGGTTTTCGCGAGATGAGCGGCAACGCTTCCGGTCCGGCAATTGCGACGAAAACCGCGCAGGATCCGCTGCTCGCCGCGCGGCTCTGGGCCAAGTCCATCGAGATGACCGGCGTCGATCCCGGGCTCGAACCGGCGTCAGGCAAGGCGAACGCCTGA
- a CDS encoding site-specific DNA-methyltransferase, whose protein sequence is MGVIETIKSRAQAVESKAKPIVELPLGQILDGDCVERLRQLPDACVDLVFADPPYNLQLGGDLARPDGSHVDAVTDAWDRFESFRTYDDFTTAWLTECKRVLKPDGALWVIGSYHNIYRVGAILQDLGFWILNDIVWRKSNPMPNFKGTRFTNAHETLLWCSQGEKAKYHFNYRAMKTLNDELQMRSDWVLPICNGAERLKEGGHKVHPTQKPEALLYRVLLSTTERGDVVLDPFFGTGTTGAVAKRLGREWIGCEREGNYRDAALARIAKELPLDESALTTMQAGKAAPRVAFGALVENGMVPPGTKLFDRKRRWEAVVRADGSLAHGKQTGSIHGLGKDLQGAPSCNGWTFWHYETGGPGSEGIKPIDAARQLYLLASED, encoded by the coding sequence ATGGGGGTTATCGAGACCATCAAGTCTCGCGCGCAAGCGGTTGAGTCGAAAGCAAAACCGATCGTGGAGCTGCCGCTGGGGCAGATTCTCGACGGCGATTGCGTGGAGCGGCTGCGCCAGTTGCCCGACGCTTGCGTGGACCTCGTCTTCGCCGATCCGCCCTACAACCTCCAGCTCGGCGGCGATCTCGCCCGGCCCGACGGCAGTCATGTCGATGCGGTCACCGATGCCTGGGACCGGTTCGAGAGCTTCCGCACTTACGACGATTTTACAACCGCCTGGCTGACGGAGTGCAAGCGCGTTCTGAAGCCCGACGGCGCGCTGTGGGTGATCGGCAGCTACCATAATATCTACCGTGTCGGTGCGATCCTGCAGGATCTAGGCTTCTGGATCCTCAACGACATCGTCTGGCGAAAGTCGAACCCGATGCCCAATTTCAAGGGCACGCGCTTCACCAACGCGCACGAGACGCTGCTTTGGTGCAGCCAGGGCGAGAAGGCCAAATACCACTTCAACTACCGCGCGATGAAGACGTTGAACGACGAACTTCAGATGCGTTCGGACTGGGTCCTGCCGATCTGCAACGGCGCCGAACGGCTGAAGGAAGGCGGGCACAAGGTCCACCCGACCCAGAAGCCCGAGGCGCTGCTCTACCGCGTCCTGCTCTCGACGACCGAGCGCGGAGACGTGGTGCTCGATCCCTTCTTCGGCACCGGCACCACCGGCGCGGTGGCGAAGCGCCTCGGCCGCGAATGGATCGGCTGCGAGCGTGAAGGGAACTACCGCGACGCCGCCCTCGCGCGGATCGCGAAGGAACTGCCGCTCGACGAAAGCGCGCTCACCACCATGCAGGCGGGCAAGGCCGCGCCCCGCGTCGCCTTCGGTGCGCTGGTCGAGAACGGGATGGTTCCGCCGGGCACGAAACTGTTCGACCGCAAGCGCCGCTGGGAAGCGGTGGTCCGCGCGGACGGATCGCTCGCCCACGGCAAGCAGACCGGCAGCATTCACGGCCTCGGCAAGGACCTGCAAGGCGCGCCCAGCTGCAATGGCTGGACCTTCTGGCATTACGAAACGGGCGGTCCGGGGAGCGAGGGTATCAAGCCGATCGATGCGGCGCGTCAGCTTTATCTGCTTGCCAGCGAGGACTGA
- a CDS encoding PilZ domain-containing protein: MLPKVASLSLPAMSPDRRAADRRTCTLSFLAADEGADTIPVLVLDLSQSGMRLWSAAILEIGDRLDVVIPEIGPVSARIVRRKAVRGQYQYGAQFHAPITQGAISAALLAAPVLAGPAQNGPLSDRPAADEAPEERFSRRVRVAIFAGLGLASWAAVGAIAYGLAHWR; this comes from the coding sequence ATGCTGCCCAAGGTCGCCAGCTTGTCATTACCGGCCATGTCGCCCGATCGCCGGGCGGCCGACCGGCGAACATGCACGCTGAGTTTTCTCGCCGCCGACGAAGGGGCGGACACCATTCCGGTGCTCGTCCTCGACCTGTCGCAAAGCGGCATGCGGCTGTGGTCGGCCGCTATCCTCGAAATCGGGGACCGGCTGGATGTGGTCATTCCCGAAATCGGCCCTGTCTCCGCGCGGATCGTCCGCAGGAAAGCCGTTCGGGGCCAGTATCAATACGGCGCCCAGTTCCATGCGCCGATCACGCAGGGTGCGATCAGCGCCGCGCTTCTCGCCGCGCCCGTCCTTGCCGGCCCGGCGCAGAATGGTCCCCTGTCGGATCGGCCCGCCGCCGACGAAGCGCCGGAGGAGAGGTTCAGCCGCCGCGTGCGTGTCGCGATCTTCGCCGGTCTTGGCCTTGCGTCCTGGGCGGCGGTTGGCGCCATCGCTTATGGGCTCGCCCACTGGCGCTAG
- the folP gene encoding dihydropteroate synthase codes for MSERVYIRPVGFVSAPQSEHGNAIRLAGGMVYASRFAVILRRDGQVIERWLASPDTIAEVLGQLPDSVGAEAEAQWASLTLAHPPLELGARTVRLDQPQAMGILNVTPDSFSDGGRFHGDPAAARDHAAEMVEAGAAIIDIGGESTRPKAQPVWEGDEIARVVPAIEAAVSMGAAVSVDTRKAAVMEAALDAGAHMVNDVSGLAHDPRSLEVVAARDCPVVLMHAPGAGGEDLHAGAEYNNVVFDVFDALRASRDRALAADIARHRILLDPGLGFGKSLAENAALINALPLFHALGHPLLLGASRKRMIGAFSNEAPADRRLGGSIALALAGMDAGVQLLRVHDVAETVQARNVWRGLRDAALTDFADLPG; via the coding sequence GTGAGCGAGCGGGTCTACATCCGCCCGGTCGGCTTCGTGTCCGCCCCGCAGTCCGAGCATGGCAATGCGATCCGGCTCGCGGGCGGGATGGTCTATGCCAGCCGCTTCGCCGTGATCCTGCGCCGCGATGGGCAGGTGATCGAGCGCTGGCTGGCCTCGCCAGACACGATAGCCGAGGTGCTGGGACAGTTGCCGGACTCGGTCGGCGCCGAGGCGGAGGCGCAGTGGGCCAGTCTGACGCTTGCCCACCCGCCGCTCGAACTGGGTGCGCGCACCGTGCGGCTCGACCAGCCGCAGGCGATGGGGATCCTCAACGTCACGCCCGACAGCTTCAGCGACGGCGGCCGCTTTCACGGCGATCCGGCGGCTGCGCGCGACCATGCCGCCGAGATGGTCGAGGCCGGGGCCGCGATCATCGACATAGGGGGCGAGAGCACGCGCCCCAAGGCGCAGCCGGTTTGGGAAGGCGACGAGATCGCCCGCGTGGTGCCCGCGATCGAGGCCGCCGTCAGCATGGGCGCGGCGGTCAGCGTCGACACGCGCAAGGCGGCGGTGATGGAGGCCGCGCTCGACGCAGGCGCACACATGGTCAACGACGTTTCGGGCCTCGCGCACGATCCGCGCAGCCTCGAGGTGGTCGCCGCGCGCGACTGCCCGGTGGTGCTGATGCACGCGCCGGGCGCGGGGGGAGAGGATCTCCATGCGGGCGCGGAGTACAACAACGTGGTGTTCGACGTGTTCGACGCACTGCGAGCGAGCCGCGACCGCGCGCTCGCCGCGGATATCGCGCGCCATCGGATCCTGCTCGACCCCGGTCTCGGCTTCGGCAAGAGCCTGGCGGAGAACGCGGCGCTCATCAATGCGCTGCCGCTATTCCACGCGCTGGGCCACCCGCTGCTGCTCGGGGCGAGCCGCAAGCGGATGATCGGCGCCTTCTCGAACGAGGCTCCGGCAGACCGGCGCTTGGGCGGCAGTATCGCGCTGGCGCTGGCGGGCATGGATGCGGGCGTGCAGCTCCTGCGCGTCCACGATGTCGCCGAGACGGTGCAGGCGCGAAACGTCTGGCGGGGCCTGCGCGACGCGGCGCTGACCGATTTCGCCGACCTGCCGGGCTGA
- a CDS encoding SDR family NAD(P)-dependent oxidoreductase, translating into MHILDFTDRKALITGAASGIGAAGARLLANGGAATLILTDRDADALDAFDPGCSVVRIAGDVADPGHWDEVAPHLDGLDHAIVNAGIAAGGAIGETGFAEWRRVLGTNLDGAFLTLSTALPLMREGGSVVLTASVSGIKAEPGTAAYGCSKAGLIHLARVAAKEAAPRRIRVNAIAPGGVDTPIWDQTPFFRDLVAEHGGARTAALDAMAAMATPLGRYASADEIAAQVGFLLSDMAATITGAVLVSDGGYSL; encoded by the coding sequence ATGCACATCCTCGACTTCACCGACCGCAAGGCGCTGATCACTGGCGCGGCTTCCGGCATCGGAGCCGCCGGCGCGCGGCTGCTCGCAAACGGCGGCGCTGCGACGCTGATCCTCACCGATCGCGACGCCGATGCGCTCGACGCCTTCGATCCTGGTTGTTCTGTGGTCCGAATCGCTGGCGACGTCGCCGATCCCGGGCACTGGGACGAGGTCGCGCCGCATCTGGACGGCCTCGACCATGCCATCGTCAACGCCGGCATCGCGGCGGGCGGCGCGATTGGCGAGACCGGGTTCGCGGAGTGGCGTCGCGTTCTCGGTACCAATCTCGACGGTGCCTTCCTCACTCTGTCGACCGCGCTGCCCCTGATGCGCGAGGGCGGCAGCGTGGTGCTGACCGCCTCGGTCTCGGGCATCAAGGCGGAGCCGGGAACGGCGGCCTATGGCTGTTCCAAGGCCGGGCTTATCCACCTCGCCCGCGTGGCGGCAAAGGAGGCCGCGCCACGCCGCATCCGTGTCAACGCGATCGCGCCGGGTGGAGTCGACACGCCGATCTGGGACCAGACCCCGTTCTTCCGGGACCTGGTAGCAGAGCACGGCGGCGCCCGGACCGCCGCGCTCGATGCCATGGCGGCAATGGCCACCCCGCTCGGCCGCTATGCCAGTGCCGACGAGATCGCCGCGCAGGTCGGCTTTCTCCTGTCCGACATGGCGGCGACGATCACCGGCGCCGTGCTGGTCAGCGACGGCGGGTATTCGCTTTAG
- a CDS encoding sigma-54-dependent transcriptional regulator, with amino-acid sequence MATSESRLLMLIDDEPAQSRLVSALAAREGYRTLVAGDCDGAVEMLASPEGMQVSVILLDQWVPGDDACTLIRQLKALRPAVPVLMLTASTSPLLAVEAMRAGATDYLIKPVAPERLLQALRGATPRASARHELQPLAEKMPASLDFDAMVGTAPPFRTALAKAATAARGHGHALVEGETGTGKEMLLRAMHASSPRAKAPVRIVNISAIPASSIESLLFGHEQGAFPGAFEKQIGALQNCDGGTLVLDEIDRLEMTLQERLAKTITSGIVRPTGAAHGFKVDVRVFAASDAKIDALVEQGTFSDELRDLLSATRVELPPLRERTADIPALTRYFLSNIGKQPGLIHHSIADSGLALLEAYDWPGNVRQLQAVLFRAAVFCEEESLTATSFPQLAELLGDMGDRGESRLRGLGVMLYTDDGNLRPLEEIEADVIRLAIGHYRGRMTEVARRLGIGRSTLYRKLGDLGIDNAA; translated from the coding sequence ATGGCAACAAGCGAATCGCGCCTGTTGATGCTGATCGACGACGAACCGGCACAGAGCCGGCTCGTCTCCGCGCTTGCGGCGCGCGAAGGCTATCGCACGCTGGTCGCCGGCGACTGCGACGGCGCCGTGGAGATGCTGGCCTCGCCCGAAGGAATGCAGGTCAGCGTCATCCTGCTCGACCAGTGGGTGCCGGGGGACGATGCCTGCACGCTGATCCGCCAGCTCAAGGCCCTTCGCCCCGCCGTGCCGGTCCTCATGCTGACTGCCAGCACCTCGCCGCTGCTCGCCGTGGAGGCGATGCGTGCGGGCGCGACCGATTATCTCATCAAGCCGGTCGCGCCCGAACGGTTGCTCCAGGCCCTGCGGGGCGCCACCCCGCGCGCTTCGGCCCGGCACGAACTCCAGCCGCTTGCCGAGAAGATGCCGGCCTCGCTCGATTTCGACGCGATGGTGGGCACCGCTCCGCCCTTCCGCACGGCCCTTGCGAAAGCCGCCACCGCCGCGCGCGGACATGGCCACGCGCTGGTCGAGGGGGAAACGGGAACGGGCAAAGAGATGCTGTTGCGCGCGATGCACGCCTCCAGCCCTCGGGCCAAGGCGCCCGTGCGGATCGTCAATATCAGTGCGATACCGGCGAGCTCGATCGAATCCCTTCTGTTCGGCCATGAACAGGGCGCCTTTCCCGGCGCTTTCGAAAAGCAGATCGGCGCGTTGCAAAACTGCGACGGCGGCACTCTGGTGCTCGACGAGATCGATCGTCTGGAGATGACCCTTCAGGAGCGCCTCGCAAAGACGATCACAAGCGGCATCGTCCGGCCGACCGGTGCCGCGCACGGTTTCAAGGTCGATGTGCGGGTTTTCGCCGCGAGCGACGCGAAGATCGACGCGCTGGTCGAACAGGGGACGTTCTCTGACGAGCTGCGCGATCTGCTTTCGGCGACGCGCGTCGAACTGCCGCCGCTGCGCGAGCGGACCGCGGACATTCCCGCGCTCACTCGCTACTTCCTGTCGAACATTGGCAAGCAGCCGGGTCTCATCCATCATTCGATCGCCGATAGCGGGCTGGCCCTGCTGGAGGCCTATGACTGGCCGGGCAATGTGCGGCAATTGCAGGCCGTCCTGTTCCGCGCGGCGGTGTTCTGCGAGGAGGAATCGCTCACCGCGACGAGCTTCCCCCAACTCGCCGAACTGCTCGGCGACATGGGAGACCGCGGCGAGAGCCGACTGCGCGGCCTCGGCGTGATGCTCTACACCGACGATGGCAATCTGCGCCCGCTCGAGGAGATCGAGGCCGACGTCATCCGCCTCGCGATCGGTCACTATCGCGGCCGGATGACCGAGGTCGCCCGCCGGCTGGGCATCGGACGCTCCACGCTTTACCGCAAGCTCGGCGATCTGGGCATCGACAACGCCGCCTGA